A window from Variovorax sp. PBL-E5 encodes these proteins:
- a CDS encoding LysR family transcriptional regulator — protein sequence MRLRHLEVVNAIRVTGTLSGAARLLHMTQPAVTQILQSAEKQLGYQLYRRVRGRLEPSAEAAVIFPELETLDRQIVKLQQLTSNLRSGEASLLRVLCAPALAQAVMPEIIDRFLKQHARARLSVRAEYSSSVISDLALREADIGLVFEGEQHPAIDFTALAEIPLVAVGSSKFFGTGARLGLRDVLAMPFIAPDPVDPIGRMLAKACEEHGWTLESSVSVLLYQAALATAATGLGVTIVDALTAFTADPRLLLQVAEITPALTLRVGVARAATNRQSGLADDFIGLCRRVLSERGMALG from the coding sequence ATGCGACTGCGTCATCTGGAAGTCGTCAACGCGATCCGCGTGACAGGCACGCTCAGCGGGGCCGCGCGGCTGCTGCACATGACCCAGCCGGCGGTGACGCAGATCCTGCAGAGCGCGGAGAAGCAGCTCGGCTACCAGCTCTACCGGCGCGTGCGCGGCAGGCTGGAGCCGTCGGCGGAAGCGGCCGTGATCTTTCCCGAACTGGAGACCCTCGATCGCCAGATCGTCAAGCTGCAGCAGCTGACCAGCAACCTGCGATCGGGCGAGGCCAGCCTGCTGCGCGTGCTGTGTGCGCCTGCATTGGCACAGGCCGTGATGCCGGAAATCATCGATCGCTTCCTGAAGCAGCATGCACGTGCGCGCCTGTCGGTGCGCGCCGAGTATTCGTCCAGCGTGATCTCCGACCTGGCGCTGCGCGAGGCGGACATCGGCCTGGTCTTCGAGGGCGAACAGCACCCCGCCATCGACTTCACGGCGCTGGCCGAGATCCCGCTCGTCGCCGTGGGATCCTCGAAGTTCTTCGGCACCGGCGCGCGGCTCGGCCTGCGCGACGTCCTGGCCATGCCCTTCATCGCGCCGGACCCGGTCGACCCGATCGGCCGCATGCTTGCCAAGGCCTGTGAGGAGCATGGCTGGACACTCGAAAGCAGTGTCAGTGTGCTGCTCTACCAAGCGGCCTTGGCGACTGCCGCGACCGGCCTGGGTGTGACCATCGTCGATGCCCTGACGGCCTTCACGGCCGACCCGAGGCTGCTGCTGCAGGTGGCCGAGATCACGCCCGCACTCACGCTGCGCGTCGGCGTGGCCCGGGCCGCCACCAACCGCCAGTCGGGGCTGGCGGACGACTTCATCGGGCTGTGTCGGCGGGTGCTGTCGGAGCGCGGGATGGCGCTCGGCTAG
- a CDS encoding LysR family transcriptional regulator has translation MDRLENIETFVRVAQTQSFAEAARQMRVAKSVVTSRVKQLEDHVGAPLFHRSTRVVRLSDVGQAFLRDCTELVGRANDMLDQMRDARAGPTGVLRIHALTGFVLGHFAALLRAFQTSYPDIHLELIVSDAVVDPVKAGVDCALQIFPAASTELVSRPLFPVRRVFCATPEYLRTHGAPASPRELHKHTLGLYSGYPTRDRWTFHHGDEQVTMYMSPALLTNSVHLLREYAMEHAGIVCLPTLVAGDAILRGELQVVLPEHVLSSFSLSAVYAGTSRNAFKLRLFIEHITAAFARVPPWDAAMIDRGLLPAGLIHDA, from the coding sequence ATGGACCGCCTGGAAAACATCGAGACCTTCGTTCGCGTCGCGCAGACCCAGAGCTTCGCCGAGGCCGCGCGGCAGATGCGCGTGGCCAAGTCGGTGGTGACCAGCCGCGTGAAGCAGCTGGAGGACCACGTCGGCGCGCCGCTCTTCCATCGCAGCACGCGCGTGGTGCGGCTCAGCGATGTCGGCCAGGCCTTCCTGCGCGATTGCACCGAACTCGTCGGCCGGGCCAACGACATGCTCGACCAGATGCGCGACGCGCGCGCCGGCCCGACCGGCGTGCTGCGCATCCATGCGCTGACCGGCTTCGTGCTCGGGCATTTCGCCGCGCTGCTGCGCGCCTTCCAGACCAGCTATCCCGACATCCATCTGGAGCTGATCGTGAGCGACGCGGTGGTCGATCCGGTCAAGGCCGGCGTGGATTGCGCGCTGCAGATCTTTCCGGCGGCATCCACCGAGCTGGTCTCGCGCCCGCTCTTTCCGGTGCGGCGCGTGTTCTGCGCCACACCCGAGTACCTGCGCACGCACGGCGCACCCGCGAGCCCGCGCGAGCTGCACAAGCACACGCTGGGCCTCTATTCGGGCTACCCGACGCGCGACCGCTGGACATTCCACCACGGCGACGAGCAGGTGACCATGTACATGAGTCCGGCGCTCTTGACCAACAGCGTCCATCTGCTGCGCGAGTACGCGATGGAGCATGCGGGCATCGTCTGCCTGCCGACGCTGGTGGCGGGCGACGCGATCCTGCGCGGCGAGCTGCAGGTCGTGCTGCCCGAGCATGTGCTGTCGTCCTTCTCGCTGAGCGCCGTCTATGCGGGGACCTCGCGCAATGCGTTCAAGCTCAGGCTCTTCATCGAGCACATCACGGCCGCCTTCGCGCGAGTGCCGCCATGGGACGCGGCCATGATCGACCGCGGGCTGCTGCCCGCCGGGCTGATCCACGATGCCTAG
- a CDS encoding DUF1841 family protein, whose protein sequence is MFNPSQEEVRRFFCDVFAKSRRGEPMEALEIIASRWIDEHPEYHAELADADAAVARVYDGGDGRENPFLHLSMHLSISEQCSIDQPRGIRQAVELLAARRDSLLEAHHEAMECLGQMMWESQRAGRPPDGDAYVACVQRRATRG, encoded by the coding sequence ATGTTCAATCCCTCCCAAGAGGAAGTGCGCCGCTTCTTCTGCGACGTCTTCGCCAAGAGCCGGCGCGGCGAGCCGATGGAAGCGCTCGAGATCATCGCGAGCCGCTGGATCGACGAGCACCCCGAATACCATGCCGAGCTCGCCGATGCCGATGCGGCGGTCGCGCGCGTCTACGACGGCGGCGACGGACGCGAGAACCCCTTCCTTCACTTGTCGATGCATCTGTCGATCAGCGAGCAATGCTCGATCGACCAGCCGCGCGGCATCCGCCAGGCCGTCGAGTTGCTCGCGGCGCGGCGCGATTCGCTGCTCGAGGCGCACCACGAGGCGATGGAGTGCCTTGGGCAGATGATGTGGGAGAGCCAGCGTGCCGGCCGCCCGCCCGATGGCGATGCCTACGTCGCCTGCGTGCAGCGCCGTGCGACCCGAGGCTAA
- a CDS encoding LysR substrate-binding domain-containing protein, with translation MTSGSEAFLRGVQLRHLRCLVAVAQERHLARAAERLALSQPAVSKTLAELETLAGARLVQRGHAGRRGIQGLTVAGEQLLAHALRVLEALDASAQAVMPASGARPQRLRIGALPSVAPSLLPAALAALRERMPTLRIQVQTAANGPLLDTLRAGELDLVAGRMSDPQLMVGLTFELLYNEPLALIARAGHPLARGRPSVQDVLQHPLVIYGEGTIPRHHTESFLSGLGLRLPAHVTQTLDLSVARGLLFRSDAVWFTPIGAARDDLASGQLVRLGVDMAGTEEPVGLLTRADAEDSPSRQTLIALLRETARQKPAR, from the coding sequence ATGACCTCCGGCTCCGAAGCCTTCCTGCGTGGCGTCCAGTTGCGGCATCTGCGCTGCCTCGTTGCCGTCGCGCAGGAGCGCCACCTGGCACGTGCCGCCGAGCGGCTCGCATTGAGCCAGCCCGCGGTGTCGAAGACCCTGGCCGAACTCGAGACCCTGGCCGGCGCGCGGCTCGTGCAGCGTGGCCATGCGGGCCGGCGCGGCATCCAGGGCCTGACCGTCGCCGGCGAGCAATTGCTGGCGCATGCGTTGCGCGTGCTGGAAGCGCTGGATGCCAGCGCGCAGGCGGTGATGCCGGCCTCCGGCGCGCGGCCGCAGCGCCTGCGCATCGGTGCCTTGCCCAGCGTCGCGCCGTCCTTGCTGCCCGCGGCCCTGGCCGCGCTGCGCGAACGGATGCCCACGCTGCGCATTCAGGTGCAGACCGCTGCCAATGGCCCCTTGCTGGACACGCTGCGTGCCGGCGAGCTCGACCTCGTTGCCGGCCGCATGAGCGATCCGCAATTGATGGTTGGGCTGACTTTCGAACTCCTCTACAACGAGCCGCTGGCGCTGATCGCGCGGGCCGGCCATCCGCTCGCCAGGGGCAGGCCGTCCGTGCAGGACGTGCTGCAGCACCCGCTCGTGATCTATGGCGAAGGCACCATCCCGCGCCACCACACCGAGAGCTTCCTGTCCGGCCTCGGCCTGCGCTTGCCGGCGCATGTGACCCAGACCCTCGACCTCTCGGTCGCGCGCGGCCTGCTGTTCCGGTCGGACGCGGTGTGGTTCACCCCCATCGGCGCTGCGCGCGACGATCTCGCAAGCGGCCAGCTCGTGCGCCTGGGCGTCGACATGGCCGGCACCGAGGAGCCCGTCGGCCTCTTGACGCGCGCCGATGCTGAAGACTCGCCGTCGCGTCAGACCCTGATCGCGCTGCTGCGCGAGACGGCGCGGCAGAAACCGGCGCGTTAG
- the pcaH gene encoding protocatechuate 3,4-dioxygenase subunit beta — protein sequence MSSSDSRSAPLPRLAPRDWPSHPSYVYPGYRSTVKRGPQQPLVPLKASLGELRQPVYGHSSIGELDHDLTRNARRNGEPLGERMILTGQVLDDLRRPVRNTLVELWQANASGRYVHKVDQHDAPLDPNFLGAGRCLTDSEGRYRFLTIKPGAYPWGNHPNAWRPQHIHLSLFGEHFGSRLVTQMYFPGDPLLQYDPMITGTPEKVRNRLISDFSLDVTEEGYALGYVFDIVLRGADETPFENR from the coding sequence ATGTCCTCTTCCGACTCCCGCAGCGCCCCGCTGCCCCGGCTCGCGCCGCGCGATTGGCCCAGCCATCCCTCGTACGTCTATCCGGGTTATCGCTCGACGGTCAAGCGCGGGCCGCAGCAGCCGCTGGTGCCGCTCAAGGCCTCGCTCGGCGAATTGCGCCAGCCGGTCTACGGCCACAGCAGCATCGGCGAACTGGACCACGACCTCACGCGCAATGCGCGGCGCAACGGCGAACCGCTGGGCGAACGCATGATCCTCACCGGCCAGGTGCTCGACGATCTCCGCCGCCCGGTACGCAACACGCTGGTCGAGCTGTGGCAGGCCAACGCCTCCGGCCGCTACGTGCACAAGGTCGACCAGCACGACGCGCCGCTCGACCCGAACTTCCTCGGCGCGGGCCGCTGCCTGACCGACAGCGAAGGCCGCTATCGCTTTCTCACCATCAAACCCGGCGCCTATCCGTGGGGCAATCATCCCAACGCATGGCGGCCGCAGCACATCCACCTGTCGCTGTTCGGCGAGCACTTCGGCAGCCGCCTGGTGACGCAGATGTATTTCCCCGGCGACCCGTTGCTGCAGTACGACCCGATGATCACCGGCACGCCGGAGAAGGTGCGCAACCGGCTGATCTCCGACTTCAGCCTCGATGTCACCGAGGAAGGCTACGCGCTGGGCTACGTGTTCGACATCGTCCTGCGCGGCGCCGACGAGACGCCGTTCGAAAACCGCTGA
- the pcaG gene encoding protocatechuate 3,4-dioxygenase subunit alpha gives MMSALETNFGQTPSQTVGPYFAYGLTATQYGYDFDQPFDAVVALDGARGERIRLEGRVIDGDGNAINDALVEISQPDGAGEYPQSVDDAREIGFRAFGRCGTGTDAQNRFVFHTVKPGAESAGEAPHINVIVLMRGMLLHAFTRIYFSDEAKANAKDAVLGSVPAARRETLVAQRSEAGGAVTYRFDIHMQGPSETVFFDI, from the coding sequence ATGATGAGCGCACTCGAAACCAATTTCGGCCAGACCCCGTCGCAGACCGTCGGCCCCTATTTCGCCTACGGCCTCACCGCCACGCAGTACGGCTACGACTTCGACCAGCCCTTCGACGCCGTGGTGGCGCTCGACGGCGCGCGCGGCGAACGCATCCGGCTCGAAGGCCGTGTGATCGACGGCGACGGCAATGCGATCAACGACGCGCTGGTCGAGATCAGCCAGCCCGACGGCGCCGGCGAATATCCGCAATCGGTCGACGATGCGCGGGAGATCGGCTTTCGCGCCTTCGGCCGCTGCGGCACGGGCACCGATGCACAGAACCGCTTCGTGTTCCACACCGTGAAGCCCGGCGCCGAAAGTGCCGGCGAGGCACCCCACATCAACGTGATCGTGCTGATGCGCGGCATGCTGCTGCATGCCTTCACGCGCATCTACTTCAGCGACGAAGCGAAGGCCAATGCCAAGGACGCGGTGCTCGGCAGCGTGCCGGCCGCACGCCGCGAGACGCTGGTCGCACAACGCAGCGAAGCAGGCGGCGCGGTGACCTACCGCTTCGACATCCACATGCAGGGTCCGTCGGAGACCGTGTTCTTCGACATCTGA
- a CDS encoding c-type cytochrome, with amino-acid sequence MNKLLTLMFALAVACVTVSAQAQKVTGNAANGEKKTAMCMGCHGIIGYQSSFPEVYKVPKIAGQSATYIVSALTAYQQGDRKHPTMRAVAASLTEQDIADLAAFYSQLGLKEGDAPPPAAAGTPSESLQALITRDKDNNCTKCHGANFNTPNDGTVPKLAGQHADYLFVALKSYKFSHPIVGRSNPIMGKEAKQFSNVELKELASYVSSLPGDVKTVPESRFHDKD; translated from the coding sequence ATGAACAAGTTGTTGACCCTGATGTTTGCCCTCGCTGTCGCTTGCGTGACGGTCTCGGCCCAAGCCCAGAAAGTGACCGGCAATGCCGCAAACGGCGAAAAGAAAACCGCGATGTGCATGGGCTGCCACGGCATCATCGGCTACCAGTCGAGCTTTCCCGAGGTCTACAAGGTCCCCAAGATCGCCGGCCAGAGCGCGACCTACATCGTGTCGGCGCTCACCGCCTACCAGCAGGGTGACCGCAAGCACCCCACCATGCGCGCCGTCGCGGCCTCGCTCACCGAGCAGGACATCGCCGACCTCGCCGCCTTCTACAGCCAGCTCGGCCTGAAGGAAGGAGATGCGCCGCCGCCGGCCGCCGCCGGCACGCCGAGCGAGAGCCTGCAGGCGCTCATCACGCGCGACAAGGACAACAACTGCACCAAGTGCCACGGCGCGAACTTCAACACGCCCAACGACGGCACCGTGCCCAAGCTCGCGGGACAGCACGCCGACTACCTGTTCGTGGCACTGAAGTCGTACAAGTTCTCGCACCCGATCGTCGGCCGCTCCAACCCCATCATGGGCAAGGAAGCCAAGCAGTTCAGCAACGTCGAGCTCAAGGAACTGGCCAGCTACGTCAGCTCGCTGCCCGGCGACGTGAAGACGGTGCCCGAGTCGCGCTTCCACGACAAGGACTGA
- a CDS encoding AAA family ATPase has protein sequence MKFKGSDNYVATQDLMLAVNAAITLKRPLLVKGEPGTGKTMLAEEVAEALELPLLQWHIKSTTKAQQGLYEYDAVSRLRDSQLADVDGGERVKDIHNYIVKGVLWQAFTSEQPVALLIDEIDKADIEFPNDLLREIDRMEFYCYETRELIRAKHRPVVFITSNNEKELPDAFLRRCFFHYIKFPDAETMKRIVAVHFPGLKQALLTAAMKTFYDVRNLPGLKKKPSTSELLDWLKLLVAEDIPLEALQSKDDKVAVPPLVGALLKNEQDVTLFEKLVFMQRNNR, from the coding sequence ATGAAATTCAAGGGTTCAGACAACTACGTCGCCACACAGGATCTGATGCTCGCGGTCAATGCCGCCATCACGCTCAAGCGTCCACTGCTCGTCAAGGGCGAGCCGGGCACCGGCAAGACGATGCTCGCAGAGGAAGTCGCCGAGGCGCTCGAGCTGCCGCTCCTGCAGTGGCACATCAAGTCGACCACCAAGGCGCAGCAAGGCCTCTATGAATACGACGCCGTGAGCCGCCTGCGCGATTCGCAGCTCGCGGACGTGGACGGCGGCGAGCGCGTGAAGGACATTCACAACTACATCGTCAAGGGCGTACTGTGGCAGGCCTTCACATCGGAGCAGCCGGTGGCCCTCCTGATCGACGAGATCGACAAGGCCGACATCGAATTCCCGAACGACCTGCTGCGCGAGATCGACCGCATGGAGTTCTATTGCTACGAGACGCGCGAACTGATCCGCGCCAAGCATCGGCCGGTGGTCTTCATCACCTCGAACAACGAGAAGGAACTGCCCGACGCGTTCCTGCGCCGCTGCTTCTTCCACTACATCAAGTTCCCCGATGCCGAGACGATGAAACGCATCGTGGCGGTGCACTTCCCCGGCCTCAAGCAGGCGCTTCTGACCGCGGCGATGAAGACCTTCTACGACGTGCGCAACCTGCCCGGCCTGAAGAAGAAGCCGTCCACCTCCGAATTGCTCGACTGGCTCAAGCTGCTGGTGGCCGAGGACATTCCGCTCGAAGCGCTGCAGAGCAAGGACGACAAGGTTGCAGTGCCGCCGCTGGTGGGTGCGCTGCTCAAGAACGAGCAGGACGTGACCCTCTTCGAAAAGTTGGTCTTCATGCAACGGAATAACAGATGA
- a CDS encoding GNAT family N-acetyltransferase has translation MAFVEPVTLNARGVALVPLALEHEDGLRAAAADGELWQLRVTSVPEPQETRAYIETALKTREAGHRLAFAVTDEASGTVLGCTSYHDIVPSLKRVEIGYTWYAKRCQRTHVNTTCKLLMLTHAFDTLGCHVVGWRTDNFNHASQRAIERLGAHKDGVIRGHALRRDGTIRDTVMYSLRSGEWPEVRAQLLYLLDKPRSSQE, from the coding sequence ATGGCTTTCGTCGAACCCGTTACCTTGAACGCGCGAGGCGTCGCGCTCGTGCCGCTCGCGCTCGAACACGAGGACGGCCTGCGCGCCGCCGCGGCCGACGGCGAGCTCTGGCAATTGCGCGTCACCTCGGTGCCCGAACCTCAGGAAACGCGCGCCTACATCGAAACCGCGCTGAAGACGCGCGAGGCCGGCCATCGTCTTGCCTTCGCGGTCACCGACGAAGCCAGCGGCACGGTGCTCGGCTGCACGAGCTACCACGACATCGTGCCGTCGCTCAAGCGCGTCGAGATCGGCTACACGTGGTATGCGAAACGCTGCCAGCGCACGCACGTCAACACCACTTGCAAGCTGCTGATGCTCACCCATGCCTTCGACACGCTGGGCTGCCACGTGGTGGGTTGGCGCACCGACAACTTCAACCATGCCTCGCAACGCGCCATCGAACGGCTCGGTGCGCACAAGGATGGCGTGATCCGCGGCCATGCGCTGCGCCGCGACGGCACGATCCGCGATACGGTGATGTACAGCCTGCGCTCCGGCGAATGGCCGGAGGTTCGGGCGCAATTGCTCTATCTGCTGGACAAGCCGCGTTCATCCCAGGAGTAG
- a CDS encoding vWA domain-containing protein, whose translation MLIDFFYTLRSAKLPVSVKEYLTLLEALQADVVGPDSDGAYGLDDFYYLSRTALVKDEKHYDKFDRAFAAYFKGIEALTDFTKEVPLDWLRKTLEREFTAEEKAKIEKMGWDELMETLKKRFEEQKERHEGGSKWIGTGGTSPFGHGGYNPQGIRIGGAGKNKSAVKVWDQRAYKDYDDNQELGTRNIKIALRRLRKFAREGHEDELDLDHTIQSTAANAGYLDIKMRPERHNNVKVLLLMDVGGTMDEHIQRVEELFSAVKTEFKHLEFYYFHNCVYDFMWKNNRRRFSEKFATWDILRKYNKDYKLIFVGDATMSPYEILQPGGSVEYNNEEAGAEWIQRLTHAFPKFAWINPEPQGVWQYRQSIAVMQQLVSHRMYPLTLKGLEEAMRLLSK comes from the coding sequence ATGCTGATCGACTTCTTCTACACCTTGCGCTCGGCCAAGCTGCCGGTCTCGGTCAAGGAATACCTCACGCTGCTGGAAGCGCTGCAGGCCGACGTGGTCGGACCCGACTCCGACGGCGCCTACGGTCTCGACGACTTCTACTACCTCTCGCGCACCGCGCTGGTGAAGGACGAGAAGCACTACGACAAGTTCGACCGTGCCTTCGCCGCCTACTTCAAGGGCATCGAGGCGCTGACCGACTTCACCAAGGAAGTGCCGCTCGACTGGCTGCGCAAGACGCTGGAGCGCGAATTCACGGCCGAGGAGAAGGCCAAGATCGAGAAGATGGGCTGGGACGAGCTCATGGAAACGCTCAAGAAGCGCTTCGAGGAACAGAAGGAACGCCACGAGGGCGGCAGCAAGTGGATCGGCACCGGCGGCACCTCGCCCTTCGGGCACGGCGGCTACAACCCGCAGGGCATTCGCATCGGCGGCGCGGGCAAGAACAAGAGCGCGGTCAAGGTGTGGGATCAGCGCGCCTACAAGGACTACGACGACAACCAGGAACTGGGCACGCGCAACATCAAGATCGCACTGCGGCGACTGCGCAAGTTCGCGCGCGAAGGCCACGAGGACGAGCTCGATCTCGACCACACGATCCAGTCGACCGCCGCCAACGCCGGCTACCTCGACATCAAGATGCGGCCGGAGCGCCACAACAACGTGAAGGTGCTGCTGCTGATGGATGTCGGCGGCACGATGGACGAACACATCCAGCGCGTCGAGGAGCTGTTCTCGGCCGTCAAAACGGAGTTCAAGCACCTGGAGTTCTACTACTTCCACAACTGCGTCTACGACTTCATGTGGAAGAACAACCGCCGGCGTTTCTCCGAGAAGTTCGCGACCTGGGACATCCTGCGCAAGTACAACAAGGACTACAAGCTGATCTTCGTCGGCGACGCCACGATGAGCCCCTACGAGATCCTGCAGCCGGGCGGCAGCGTCGAATACAACAACGAGGAGGCCGGGGCCGAGTGGATCCAGCGCCTCACGCATGCGTTCCCCAAGTTCGCGTGGATCAACCCCGAGCCGCAGGGTGTCTGGCAGTACCGCCAGAGCATTGCGGTGATGCAACAACTTGTATCGCACCGGATGTACCCGCTCACCCTCAAAGGCCTCGAAGAGGCGATGCGCCTACTCTCGAAATAG